In Magnetococcales bacterium, one DNA window encodes the following:
- a CDS encoding tetratricopeptide repeat protein, whose protein sequence is MAMTVLVVALAIPGGAEEVVGGGQIGVNTRFATQVSNRVSDVVDHSFPFLTRRVRDLVAGGHPEAAIRFQERLYTGLSRSAGKDHPRSLRALGDLARLWVAAGRLREGRVVFERLAQNLDRVLGPHHLETALARLGHAQVILHWPERAAEALDLIGMVEPVLNQFLWPDHPQRIMLPRLRARALVALGRNEEAERFLSEALQQGRSLFGPDDSRIVPILAERGAIRIRMARYRDAVTDLEQARSILGRGGALLSFAEHFQVLERLAEGYLARDDLEQALEILEEKVALLESGPGIGEDLRAKSLTDLGMVELGQGRLARAEVHLRQALALVDVFKERDHPQRAFILTHLGDVYWRQGKKKDAVRSFAAAEAAAASFFARDAVGHANWLASMAIILHQDGIFEPAKGMFSRSLHLLEGALGREDPAVVRVRRSLAFLSSREEEKGPRNSLRTQAAPGGKEKFDFIFEEKGGVLHGFQDGAGVVDPFSMDGNYSVIEMIERKRDPRESRNPFFFQ, encoded by the coding sequence ATGGCAATGACTGTCCTGGTGGTCGCCTTGGCCATTCCAGGCGGGGCGGAGGAGGTTGTCGGGGGCGGGCAGATTGGGGTGAACACCCGTTTTGCGACACAGGTTTCCAACCGTGTTTCCGACGTCGTGGATCACTCCTTTCCCTTTCTGACACGCCGGGTTCGCGATCTTGTCGCCGGCGGTCATCCCGAGGCGGCCATCCGTTTTCAGGAACGGCTGTACACGGGGTTGTCGCGGAGCGCGGGAAAGGATCATCCCCGTTCCTTGCGTGCCCTGGGTGATCTGGCCCGGCTGTGGGTTGCCGCGGGTCGTCTTCGGGAGGGGCGCGTTGTCTTCGAGCGGTTGGCACAAAATCTGGATCGGGTTTTGGGCCCGCACCATCTGGAAACGGCTCTGGCCCGTCTGGGTCATGCCCAGGTGATTCTCCACTGGCCCGAGCGGGCCGCGGAGGCCCTCGATCTCATCGGCATGGTGGAACCGGTATTGAATCAATTCCTGTGGCCCGATCATCCGCAACGGATCATGCTTCCGCGGCTTCGGGCCAGGGCGCTCGTGGCACTCGGGAGGAATGAGGAGGCGGAGCGTTTTCTTTCCGAGGCGCTCCAACAGGGCCGGTCTCTGTTTGGTCCGGACGATTCCAGGATCGTTCCGATTCTTGCCGAACGGGGAGCGATCCGGATCCGGATGGCGCGGTATCGCGATGCGGTCACCGATCTGGAACAGGCGCGTTCCATTTTGGGGCGGGGAGGGGCTTTGCTTTCCTTTGCGGAGCACTTCCAGGTCCTGGAGCGTCTTGCGGAAGGTTACCTGGCGCGCGATGACCTGGAACAGGCCTTGGAGATCCTGGAAGAAAAAGTGGCGCTTCTGGAAAGCGGGCCGGGAATCGGGGAGGATCTTCGCGCCAAATCGTTGACCGATCTGGGTATGGTCGAACTGGGGCAGGGGCGGTTGGCGCGGGCAGAGGTTCATTTACGGCAGGCGTTGGCTCTTGTGGACGTGTTCAAGGAACGTGATCATCCACAACGGGCCTTCATTCTGACCCATTTGGGTGATGTCTACTGGCGCCAGGGGAAAAAAAAGGATGCCGTGCGTTCCTTTGCCGCCGCCGAAGCCGCCGCCGCCTCTTTCTTTGCCCGGGATGCGGTGGGTCATGCCAATTGGCTTGCAAGCATGGCGATCATTCTGCATCAGGATGGAATTTTCGAACCCGCGAAGGGGATGTTTTCCCGATCGTTGCATCTTTTGGAGGGGGCCTTGGGTCGGGAGGATCCGGCGGTGGTGCGGGTTCGGCGATCCCTGGCGTTTCTTTCCAGTCGGGAGGAAGAAAAAGGGCCCCGGAATTCCTTGCGGACGCAAGCCGCGCCGGGTGGAAAGGAGAAGTTTGATTTCATTTTCGAGGAAAAGGGGGGCGTGTTGCATGGATTCCAGGATGGGGCGGGGGTGGTCGATCCGTTCTCCATGGACGGTAACTATTCGGTGATCGAGATGATTGAAAGAAAAAGGGATCCCCGCGAAAGCAGGAACCCCTTTTTCTTTCAATAA
- a CDS encoding glutamine--tRNA ligase/YqeY domain fusion protein gives MSANDEKKQTDFIRTIIEQDLERHSNEGKVVTRFPPEPNGTLHIGHAKSICLNFGIALQYPGSRCHLRFDDTNPEKEEIAYVESIQEDVRWLGFDWGIHLYYASDYFERLYELAEVLIRKGMAYVCSLSADEMRDHRGTLTEPGRESPYRDRGVEENLTLFRAMRAGAYPDGTHTLRAKIDMSSANINMRDPTLYRIRRAHHHQTGDRWCIYPTYDYTHCISDALEGITHSLCTLEFEDHRPLYDWILDQLAEELPCHPRQIEFSRLELEFTVMSKRMLTTLVSGGHVSGWDDPRLPTISGLRRRGYTPASIRHFCRLIGITKAPNHVEMALLENCLRDDLEHNAPRAMAVLDPLRVILDNLPEGHLEEIKLANHPQNESLGTRTIPLTRELFIERDDFNETPPKGYKRLIPGGEVRLRHAYVIRCQEIIRDPRSGRIEALRCQVDRDTMNKAPEGRKVKGVIHWVSAERHFKARINLYDRLFTVAQPIDAKRGGSFLDHINPDSLQVLDERPVEESLARALPGQHFQFERLGYFSPDRHDSQPGNPVFNRSVSLRDSWNKIEKKG, from the coding sequence ATGTCCGCGAATGACGAAAAAAAACAGACCGATTTCATCCGTACCATCATCGAACAGGATCTGGAGCGCCATTCGAACGAAGGGAAGGTCGTGACCCGTTTTCCTCCCGAGCCCAATGGCACCCTGCACATCGGCCATGCCAAATCGATTTGTCTGAATTTTGGCATCGCCCTCCAATATCCCGGTAGCCGCTGTCATCTGCGCTTCGATGATACCAATCCCGAGAAGGAAGAGATCGCCTATGTCGAATCGATCCAGGAAGATGTCCGCTGGCTGGGATTCGACTGGGGGATCCACCTGTATTATGCGTCCGATTATTTCGAGCGTTTGTATGAATTGGCCGAGGTGTTGATTCGCAAGGGGATGGCATATGTCTGTAGCCTTTCCGCCGACGAAATGCGCGATCATCGCGGAACCCTGACCGAACCGGGACGGGAAAGTCCCTATCGCGACCGGGGGGTCGAGGAAAACCTGACCCTGTTCCGGGCGATGCGCGCCGGGGCATACCCCGATGGAACGCACACCCTGCGGGCGAAGATCGACATGTCCTCCGCCAACATCAACATGCGCGATCCCACGTTGTACCGGATCCGGCGGGCGCATCATCATCAGACGGGTGACCGTTGGTGCATCTATCCGACCTACGACTATACCCATTGCATTTCGGACGCCCTGGAGGGGATCACCCATTCCCTGTGTACCCTGGAATTCGAGGATCACCGCCCCCTGTACGACTGGATCCTCGATCAACTGGCCGAAGAGCTTCCCTGTCATCCGCGGCAGATTGAATTTTCCCGCCTGGAGCTGGAATTCACCGTCATGAGCAAGCGGATGCTCACCACCCTGGTCTCGGGAGGTCATGTGTCGGGATGGGACGATCCCCGGCTGCCGACCATCTCCGGATTGCGGCGACGCGGCTACACGCCCGCCTCCATCCGCCATTTCTGCCGCCTGATCGGCATCACCAAGGCCCCCAATCATGTTGAAATGGCCCTCCTGGAAAACTGCCTGCGCGACGATCTGGAACACAACGCCCCACGGGCCATGGCAGTCCTCGACCCGCTGCGGGTGATTCTGGACAATCTTCCCGAGGGACACCTCGAAGAAATCAAACTCGCCAACCATCCACAAAACGAGTCGCTGGGAACCCGGACCATCCCCTTGACGCGGGAACTGTTCATCGAACGGGACGATTTCAACGAAACCCCCCCCAAGGGTTACAAACGTTTGATCCCCGGAGGCGAGGTCCGGCTGCGCCATGCCTACGTCATCCGTTGCCAGGAGATCATCAGGGATCCCCGCAGCGGTCGGATCGAAGCGCTCAGATGCCAGGTCGATCGGGATACGATGAACAAAGCGCCCGAAGGACGAAAAGTCAAAGGGGTCATCCACTGGGTTTCGGCGGAGCGCCATTTCAAGGCGCGGATCAACCTGTACGATCGCCTGTTCACGGTGGCACAACCGATTGACGCCAAGCGAGGCGGTTCTTTCCTCGACCACATCAATCCCGACTCGCTCCAGGTTCTCGATGAGCGCCCCGTCGAGGAAAGTCTTGCCCGGGCGCTACCGGGACAGCATTTTCAATTTGAGCGCCTCGGATATTTTTCTCCCGACCGCCACGACTCCCAACCGGGAAATCCCGTCTTCAACCGCAGCGTCTCTCTGCGTGACAGTTGGAACAAGATTGAAAAAAAGGGATGA
- a CDS encoding septation protein A, translating to MAQLFEFIPVLIFFLVYQFTDLVTATIALMVTMAIHAAVEWRIKGKLERSRWLALGLVLLFGGATVFTRNPLFIQWKPTILQWILALVFLGSHFVGGGKVVIRRLLEGKVALPDAAWVRLNLGWVVFFFVTGGLNLWVAWTFSEEIWVRFKLFGLMGLTLVFVLLQAVYLVRHARPGDEGQ from the coding sequence ATGGCGCAACTTTTTGAATTTATTCCGGTGTTGATTTTCTTTTTGGTCTACCAATTTACCGATCTGGTGACCGCGACCATCGCCTTGATGGTCACCATGGCCATTCATGCGGCGGTGGAGTGGCGGATCAAGGGTAAACTTGAACGTTCCCGCTGGCTGGCCCTGGGCCTGGTTCTGTTGTTTGGCGGCGCGACCGTATTCACCAGGAATCCACTCTTTATCCAATGGAAACCGACCATTCTGCAATGGATTCTGGCCCTGGTGTTTCTGGGAAGTCATTTTGTCGGCGGGGGCAAGGTCGTGATCCGGCGTTTGTTGGAGGGAAAGGTGGCGCTTCCGGATGCGGCGTGGGTCCGTCTCAATCTGGGATGGGTCGTTTTTTTCTTTGTGACCGGGGGGCTCAATCTTTGGGTTGCCTGGACGTTTAGCGAGGAAATATGGGTCCGGTTCAAACTTTTTGGCTTGATGGGATTGACGCTGGTGTTCGTTCTTCTCCAGGCGGTGTACCTGGTCCGGCACGCCCGTCCTGGCGATGAAGGGCAATAG
- a CDS encoding nucleotidyltransferase domain-containing protein: MTITDADLTAMSASIVETVHPERIILFGSLARGDANEDSDIDLLVVVDEGFQERSRWRELQKIRKLLASFPMPKDILLYSQDEVDRWQHSANHIITHALREGIPLYERHRPGGNLSADGGQGFPRSGSDGRF, translated from the coding sequence ATGACCATTACCGACGCCGACCTGACCGCCATGAGCGCTTCCATAGTGGAAACCGTCCACCCGGAGCGGATCATCCTGTTCGGCTCCCTGGCGCGGGGTGACGCCAACGAAGATTCGGACATCGACCTGTTGGTGGTTGTGGACGAAGGGTTTCAGGAACGAAGCCGATGGCGTGAACTTCAGAAGATTCGCAAGCTGTTGGCATCCTTCCCCATGCCCAAGGATATCCTGCTCTACAGCCAGGACGAGGTGGACCGCTGGCAACACTCCGCCAACCACATCATCACCCATGCCCTTCGGGAAGGGATACCCCTCTATGAGCGACACCGACCAGGCGGAAACCTATCTGCTGATGGCGGGCAAGGATTTCCGCGCTCTGGCAGCGATGGGCGATTCTGA